TGGGCTTCCTTGGAGCGAAGTGATCGGTAACCTCCTTTCTCACTTGTGCATTCAATTCCTCATTAGTCATTTTGTATGCTAATAACTTCTTAGGTGGaggcttctctttttttcttaggTGGGTTCTTTTTCGCCtcaggaggtggcggtggggcgGCATGCCTTTGTATTCTTCTTCACCTTAATTAGGAGGCAGTGGACTCATGCAGGGGTCCCTTGGAGCGGGTGATGACTGTGGATCGATGCTAGGATcccttgtaaggatcaccggggtgtccgaccctagagggggagggggtggatagggtcgctaatcgctttctatcctagggctcaatctatttgcataagataaacatAATATGtcatacacatgctagttatgactaaggtttatctatgctactctctacttacccctaaaagacttgcaacctatagccaatcctaatcaaactaactaagaaagtaaaggcacgcaagatagagtaaatgcggaaacgtaatatggtaagtaaagaggtaagggagagaatatgcaaactctcgTGAATACATCAAGatacacgatttaacgtggttcggttaggacaccaagtccctccctacgtccatggccacttgtccaacacgaataagtgtgatgccgagtctcttcgcttgatcaccgtcttgcgttcgccaccaaggcttccggcaagtaaatgctaagtggcgccaagtcaccaagacaaggcgaccgccaccgtctctctcaaagcgtcaccaacggcaccgtcttcactattggagcttctcagcaagaggggtctccttccccacacaaagtgtcgttgcctctccacaccaagtcggagggtcacacgacgattacaatgattgcttgccgcagcaaggcttctctcaagggagctctcgcaagaactactccctattacaagcactaagcctACTCTCGCAAGAGTGCTTAAgcttatatgatgtacaatgaagctctatatatggtggttggaggtgttcttcaagtgtagtagacttctctatctcttcagcaactccagcaccctccaaatgacccggccttgggggtatatatagccacacatccaaaactagccgttgggaaaggctggcaaaattccttaacgccggttaaactgacgctcCAGTTTTgccatcaccggttcaaccggtgaatgtttTTTCTcagcaactagccgttactgctccaacggctacttgatcaattgcgccgacgctcttgaattcaacgccggtttaaccggtgagtgcaagctcagaaacccccgaaaaatggagtctctggacaactgcactgacGCTCATGTTTCcttcatcaccggttcaaccggtgcctctggGTCTGGCTTCACTTCAAGTCATTGCACCAACGAGTTGTTttcaggcatcgtcggttcatccggtgcaaaaccctagcctcagcttctgggtccattgcaccgatgagaaTGGTCATCACttaaacctaaaagcctgagaatggtcatcttaacaatcatattagtccaagtgttgtgttgtctatatcaatcaccaaaacattatattgaaatatggtatGAGAGGCTATTTTCGCTACATCCCTTTGTGCTTGCCATGAGATGTAAATAAATCGATGATGCAAATGCACTAGAGCACTCTTAGTCTCACCCAAATATGATCCAATGCACTTCCATATTTAAGTACGACAATCTCCACTCAAACGTTGAAGGTGAGACTAAAGTTCCTCACATCCTCCTCTTGCACTCATGAACGGGCAtttgagatttatttggaataaTAAAAAATACACGTTAGGCCAAGGCGCCAAGCCAATTTTTCCGGCAGTTCTGGGACATTCGACTGTTCAGTTTTGTACCTGATCTCCTCTTTGTGGGTGACGATATTTCTTGTTTTACTGTTCATTAAAGAAAGAAAATTACCATTTTTATGCCGTCCGTTAAAAAAAGTCTCCTTGGATAGCTCTATCGTTTCATCTGGACAGGAGTGGACTGTAGAGAGTACATGATATGTGGTGGTGAACGAAGGCTTTACAACCACCGAAAACACCAAAACCACGGTATCTTGCTGCGGACCTGCACTCTAGCTAAGTTGCGCCTAGAAAGTACCTGCAACCCAAAGCCTGTGCATTCTCTGAATTGCCACGGAGGAAACGTTTGGGGATTGAATGGGACACAGCAGTTGACTACATCTCGAGGTGAATGCCCTCTATATTTCATTTTTGTGCTTGTTGAACTTCTAAATTTCTTCTCTATCGTCGCATTTAGGGCTACTTTCTTCTGTAAACAATATTGTTTTTGTTCTACCTCTTGTCAGGTAGGACTCAAACTCTATAAGCTGAAGGCTGAATCAGTCGGCACAAGAGCGACAGATTTCATAGTCGTCTTTGCCAGTCTACCAGAGGCCTTGGAACATTAAGCTGCTATCTCCAAAAAGTTCACTTTATATGTTATAGCTGGCGTTCCCTCACATGCTTGCTGCTTCCTGGTGACGATGGAAACACAGAGAAGAACTTGCCTGTAATTGTAAAGCACCAGTTTATGCGAAGGGCTTTATTCCAAGGTCAGATGTCGTCAATATTACCACCCACTAAATACCAAATTAGAGTGGTGACAGCTTATTAGTTATTAAACACAAAGATTATTGTAGCTCATCTtgcaaatttatttataaagtaGCAGATTATTTCAATTTAATTTGCAGGTATGAGCAAGGGAGAATCGGAGCTTCTTAAAAGAAATGACTGGAATTGAAGCTGCTTTAGTATCTGGGATATTGAATATTGTGGGGACAAAGTTAGCTCCACTGGTGACAAAAAGGTTCAGCTCGATAGCAGGTGTCACCaaagatcttcaggacctccaGGATCTAGTTGAGGATATAAAGATTTGGTTGGAACGAGTAGGTAGTAGAGCATTAGAGAACGAGCGTTCATCTAATTGGCTTAAACGATTGAAAGAGGCTGCTTACGATGCTGAAGATTTGGTCAATGAGTTCCATATCAAGTCTGAGAAACATGGCGCAAATGTTGCAGGTGACAACAGTGTTGTGATCAAATACTTATGGAGAAAACCAAAATCAATTCTGTTTGAATGCAAGACAGCTCAAGAGATCAAGAAGATAAAGAAGAGACTTGATGAAATCGTGAAGGGAAGAAGTGACTATAGCACAATAGCAAATAGTATGCCAGTGGTTCATCCTGTTCAGCATATAAACAAGATGATTGGTGAGGTGGCACTATGGACTATCGTGGACGAGACCTTAATATTTGGGCGGGATCAAGAGAAGGATCTGGTGATAACTGAGCTCACAGAGGCTAGTCTCCAACAAAAAATAAAGATAGTTTCAGTAATTGGACTAGGTGGCTCCGGAAAAACTACTCTTGCAAAACTAGTATTCAATGACAGTGCTATACAAAATCATTTTGAAGCCATACTGTGGGTTCATGTATCAAGAGAATTTTCTGTTCAAAAGCTTGTTGAGAAGTTGTTTGAAGCTATTACAGATGACAAGGCAGACCACCTTCCGTTGCAGCGTGTGAGCAGAACAATCTCAGACAAGTTGGCTGGAAAGAGGTTTCTACTTGTCATGGATGATGTTTGGACTGAGGACCGCATCGACTGGGAGCAATTCGCGGTACATCTGAAGAGTGGAGCACCTGGAAGTTGCATTTTACTCACCACTCGCAATAGACAAGTTGCCGAAGTGGTGGATTCTGCATGTACATTTGACCTGCCATTGTTGTCTGAGGTGGATAGCTGGAAATTGTTCCAgcaaagttttggaatttcCATGGAGGCTTTGGACCCTGAATTCCGAGAACTTGGAAAAGAGATTGTGAAGAGATGTGGTGGCATGCCGCTTGCAATTAAATCTCTTGCTGGTGTTCTCTGTGGAAAGAAAAGAATAGAAGAATGGCAGTTCATAAGAGAGAGTAATTTATTAGATGCCGAGGAGAAACAAGATAATGTATCAGCATGTTTGCGGTTGAGCTATTTTAATTTTCCACATCATCTAAAGCATTGTTTTACACATTGCTCTATATTACCAAGAGGCCATTTAATCTACAAGCGCCGTTTGATTTATCAATGGATCGCACATGGTTTCGTCACGACTAACCAAGCTCAGCAACCAGAAGATGTTGGAATTGACTACTTCAATTTTCTTCTGAAAGTGGGTTTTCTTCAAGATTCAATCCAACGTCGATATGACAGTGATGTAGGATACAAAATGCATGACCTGGTTTATGATCTCGCTAGACAAATTTTGCGGGATGAATTAGTGTCTGAGAAAGCAACTAGTGATCAAATAAAAGGATGCAGGTATTTATCTTTGACTTCATGCACGAGCCCGGTTGACAGGAAGCTATTTAACAAGGTCCACGCTCTGTACGTTTCTAGGGGTAATCCTGCATTTGACAAGAGAATAAACAAGAGGTCTTGCGTGCGCACAATTATATTGGAGCGTATAAGTGCTGCTTCGCTGTGTCTCTATTTATCGAAGTTTGAACTCCTGGGGTATCTTGAAATCTCCAATGTTAAATGTGAAGTACTACCAGAAGCTATCTCGCACTGTTGGAACCTCCAAGCCATTCACATGATAGATTGCCATAGACTTGCAAATCTTCCACAGTCTATTGGTAAGCTTAAGAAGCTAAGAACGCTAGTACTTGATGGTTGTTGGAAAATCAGCACTTTACCTCAGTCTATTTGTGGCTGTGATGATCTTCAGAGTTTGTATGTAAAGGGTTCTAAGATGGAAGACATACCTCAATCCATATGGAAAATTGAAAAACTTAGGGTCCTATGGTTTTTCGCTAATGTATTAGAACAGTTTGCTTCGGTTCAGCATTTTGGGAAGATTTGCAATTTACAGACTATCACCTTAAGTTATTGTTCGCTCCAACACGTGCCTCAGTGTATCACTTTGCTGACTCATCTAGAACATCTAGACCTTGAAGGCTGTAGAGAGCTTGTGGAATTGCCTGAAGGCATAGCGAACTTAAAAATGCTGCAAGTTTTGAATCTATACAGATGCAACAAGTTACGTGGCCTGCCAGCAGGTTGTGCACAACTGACTCATTTACACAAGTTGGGCTTGTTTGTTATAGGAGAGAGTACTACGCATGCAAGGATCTCAGAGCTtgaaaatcttgataagttaAACGGTGAGTTGCAAATAAAGAATATCACACATGTGAAGAATCCAGATGATGCAGTAAAGGCTAATTTGAGAAAAAAGAATGGAATACGGAAATTGTCATTAGATTGGCACTCAAGGTCATGGGTGGAGTTTGGGGATAGTGATACTGAAGAATTAGTTTTTGTTGAGCTAAGGAGAGAAGAAGAGTTATTGTTACATATGGAGAAGGACCTGCGTTTGCTCAATGGTCTTGAACCACCATCAGAAATTCAGGAGCTCCGAGTTGGTGGATATTCAGGTTTGCGGTTGCCATGTTGGATGACAAAGCAGAGTGATTCTTTTGATCTGGCTGACATGCATATGTTGAAGAAAAGCAAACCTCTTCCATTCTCCCATCTGACTAAACTAGTGTtggaaaatttaccaaacttggAGCATCTGCAGGGACTTGTGGATTTGCCTGCGATAAAGATCCTTGAGCTGAGAGCACTGCCTAAGCTTGACTTGCTTACTTTCACAGCTGATGTAGCAGATGGGAAGGAAGAAGTGGACCTGCAATGCCATTTCCCTAGCCTTCTCGAGTTAGTGATAGGTGACTGCTCGAAATTGAACGTGAAGACGTACTTTCCATTGTCTTTGCAGAAATTAACACTGGAAGGAAGCAATGAACCGTTGCTGTCCCTAGGTAGCTTCTTCCGTTGTCCGGGTGATGCTCATGAGGATGATGAGTCTTGCTCTTCCTCCTATATTACGGAGGTGAAGACGGATCCTTGTCGCCTCACGCAACTGAAACTTGGAAAACTGATAGGATCATCCGGTTGGGAGGTGCTGCAGCATCTCACCGGGCTTCGTGACTTGGAAATTAATAGGTGCAATGAACTTAGGCAATTGCCTGAGACCATGCGAGGCCTCACCTGCCTCCATAGGCTGTCGTTGCAAAAATGCGAGAATCTTTGCGTGCTTCCGGAGTGGCTTGGAGAACTCCAATCTCTGCGGAGGTtagatattttttttctcccagCAATATCTAACCTCCCTCCATCAATAAATCGCCTCACACTCCTCCAAGATCTAGACATAAGGGGATGCAAACCCCTCCAGCGGCTGCCTGAGGAATTCGGGGAGCTATGCTCTCTACGTAGCCTTACCTTGTGGGGGTTGCCTGCCCTGACTTGCCTCCCCGAGAGCATGCAGCGTCTCACCTCACTTCAATTTCTCAATTGGGTTGATTGCCACTGCCAGCTTCCAGAGTCCCTAGGTGAACTTCCTGCACTTCGAAAATTCTGGATCCAGAACTGCCCTACACTTACATCCTTGCCCCACTTCATTCAACGCCTTCCTGTTCTTGAGGAATTACACATAGCAACCTGTCCTGAGCTGTATAAGCGTTGCCAGGAAGGAGTGGGGCAGGATTGGCACCTTGTCTCGCATATTCCGTATTTGGAATTGGATGAATTTTACTAGGCCATTATGGTCTTCAGAATGGCGCATCATATTCGTATTCAAAGGCAAACAGGCAAGGCCAGGTGAGATATTTCTGTTTCTCTCTGTCACGCCACACACCACTCTGCTTCCAAAAATCTAGGCTATAAGTACGTATTTAATTGTCTTTCTCTTTTGCCTCTCGGAACTAATGAGTTGTTttcattctttcttttttcagaaTATGCAGTTGATAGGTGTTAACCACCTATGGTCTATGGAAAAAGAGCCGTTCCAATGCTAAAGAAATGGACAAAATCTTGTGTCCGGCCTTAAGCTTGGCGTCAGTGGAAACAAATATTGCATCATGCCAGAGGCCCAAAGCTTCTGGGACGATCTCTGGCATGGAGCGGATCCCCTGGCAGTGACACACATTTTCGCGTCCCTCCACAGTCAATCGTTTAGGCACAATCGGAATCTCGGCTTCGACGTGGAGGATGCTCATGTTCGCTACTCGCTAGTCCGCCTATGCCCCCACCAAGCGTACACTCTGACGTCTTGATACAGGTAATATGCTGGATGCTCGGGAAACGCAGCAATGATGCAAACACACCCCCTAAACCGGCATGTAACTGAGCAACAATTATTTGTTAGCAGTGATCAGTAAATTTGTGGGGAGCACTCCTCCCCTCCGTTTTGAAAACCTCAGTtttgtgtaaaaaaaaattgtaccttTGCAGAGATGATTGGACAATACAACGGCAGCCGTGTCCATTAGTATGACTGAATTTCATGATTCTTTTTTGGGAGGGATTCTGCTGATGGCAGAGCGCTCAGAAGAGAACATGTGTCTCAGTGGAAGTGTGATCGATACAGTTATCAAGACTGTGAACTAGATAATTGAGCTGGAGGAGTATCATGGTGATGACGCTTTCTTCCCCTCTCTTTCTTCATAAGGATAATTGCAATGGGTGGTTTCATTTTGTTGTTTCCAAGAGCCCCACAACaccaaaacacacaaaaaaaatcatggaTGAAACTAACACCACAATACATTGTTTCATATTTGCTATTTCATAAGCTCTCATCCCATTTAATTCTAGGACCCATCAAGAGTTGGTAACCGTGCATATATGGTTTTATCTAGATAAAACCCATTTTATCTCTCTTCTCATTAAACAAGTGCCATATCATCTAAACTGGTGACATGACATTCTATTTAATATGCATGAAACTATAACGAAACCTCTATAGGAAATAGCCTATGACTCTGTCATTtcagcaaatttaatgctcatgacacTTCTATGACACTCTTATAGAGATTAGCCTTACAAGTACATGGTCTAATGTACTTCCAACTCAACTTATGTTCTGGCAGTGGTATTATCAACGCCAAGCTGCTTCACTCTATCAGAATAAACTGTCTCTCCATTTATTAGCTTAATAAGCTACTTTTGTAAAAGCGTCTGAAAGAAGATCCACATCTCAGTAACTACATCGTACCCACAGCAACACATAACTAGTTTTGTTGGCAACATGGCATAAAACGCCATCGATCAGAAAATAGAAGGTTGGGGTTACGATGATCAAATTATCACAGTGTATGATATCTATTATCGCCACTGAATATTAAAGTACGATTTTTGACCATATTTGACAAGGATAATGCACTCTTTTTTTTGTCCATTgcaattttttattaaaaaactaACAATTCAACATTTATCATTAGTTGTTTACTATGAATGTTCTTGATGTAGCGCATACCTCCATTCACTGAATGATCATGTGTCCTTACAACAATTACATGTTTGCCCACTCGATTCAAAAggcatctattatcttattatttggccaacatacggagcctccacattcgctctcaaggcctagaaattctcacgttaatcggagcTCACAAAGTCCAAACAAAGGCATAGCATAAAACAGTATTTGGAAATAAAGTAAACCATTTATTTCCCCAATTAAATtaaatcttattatttggcgaacaaacggagcctccacattcACTCTCACAGGGCCTAAAAATTTTCACATTAATCagagaaaataagagaaatttaAATTACCCACCGCCGCCATTGTAATAAAATTAGACAAAAATACCCCTTATCTTATTAGTCATGAATTGAAGAGGGCCAACGTCAGCTCGCAAAGTTCAAACGAAGGCAGAGCATAAAACAGTATTTGGAAAcaaaataaatcatttattttcataattaaatcttattatttggccaacaaatggaGCCGCCATTATAATTAAATTAGTCAAAAATACCCCTTATCTTATTAGTCATGAATTCAAGGGGCCAACGTCAGCTCACAAAGTCCAAACGAAGTCAGCATAAAACAGTATTTGAAAATAGAGTAAATCATTTCTTTCCAATTAAACTATGAACTTCATTTTCTGTGTAGCCACGCATGGGTTCCGATAATACGTAATTTGTAATATATTATGCTATAAATTCTTTGCAAACGGAAGCATCTTCTGTATTTAAAATATCTTGATCGAAGGGTACGATGTTACAATAGGCTGGTCAGATAAATAGGTTGTTCCTCATATTCCCAATATAGATGAGCTAACTAAGCTTCAGGAAATTCAACGACAACCAATGCAGAAAAAAACAGGGGTATCAACTGGGACAGCTAAAAGACATGAACGAGATTGCTCGTGGTTAAAATATCAGAAATCTTGAAAATATTATCGGAAAGAATGCTCGCTGGACCAAACAAATGCCATAGGTCGCCATGAAGAAGCTCCTCAGACCTGCTTGCCGCATCCAGATTCCCGGCCATGCTTCCTGCCCCTGCTTGCCGCACTTCCTTGCCACACATGCTGCGGCCGCTCGCCGCATCTTACAGCACCCGCTCAGCACATAAGCTTCCTCGCCCGCAAACCagctgtcgggtaccataattaggggcaccctaacctagGGACTAAAACGTCCCCAAACACGCAAACACAATCAAAGCACTTGGGCCAAATCCTCCCCTGGAGCAGTACCATTATCCATACTTGGATGCCCAAGTCATCTCCAGGTGTAAAAAGCCCAAATACACGCTCGGCCCACGGCCCGATGCCACGGTGCGGCCTTTCCGAGGCCTCACAGGCCGCAGAGCAACCTTCGCCTCGCTTGAGGTCTCCCCGCCGAGGCCCCTAGCAGCGTgtcacatctccgcctcgcccgagggTGAGGGGTCACCCTCGGCGCGCAGgcaaactccgcctcgctcgaggcccccTCGATCGAGCCCTCTACGGGGCCTCGGCGCGGGGGGAACTCCACCTCGTTCGAGACCCCCCCTCGGCAGACTGGGGCTGTATCCCAACCACCCGACGGGACTGCCGCATTTATTGCTAACCACCCCACGGCATGGAATGGGAATCAGACGGCATCAGCAGCCACGTCGCACAGCGGATATGACCCGAGTCCCGTCCGCCTGCTCTTGTCACTGTGCCGCTATTCCCGGCACTATGCGGACCTGCGGCGCACTGTGCGGACATGTCTGACACCGCATGACCACTGTGCTACTAAATCTTTGTACTCTCTcctctgcaggaccctcggcggGCTTGGGCAGCAACCCTCGAATACGGTACGGCCCTTGACCGGGATGAGGCCACCATCAATAGCACCCTCGGCGCCCTGCCTCGCCAAACGCGGAGCACAGCGTGCCCTACAGCCACCGCCATGCCGTCGACTGGCACCATAGGACAAAGACACGTCCCGGGCACGGTCAAAAGGTTTCCAAGGACAACGACCACACTTGgagccatgccccacagtgctCGGTAACAGGAACCATCGACTGTTCTTCCCCGATTCAGGGAGGAAGGGGTGACTTCAGAGATCTCCCACGCATGTAACTCGTCCCTCCttgagtctataaaaggagggagggGCACAAGCAGACACAGGCAGACAGCCACTCGCACTCTCTTCTCTCCATATTGGCACCTGCCTCAATCAACTCTAGTACAtctagagacttgggagcttctctccctctctcgttcagacttgtaccccctactacaagcaccccggtgCAACATAATACAGTGCTCCCtctctgctggacgtacgaccACATCGGCCGGAACCAGAATAAATCCAGTGTCATTGTGTTTCCTCTTacatcaaccatctagggactgggacacgcagcatcattACTGGTTGGTGCTAGACCGCGAGGTCCGGACACCGACACCAGCCAGCCATTAGCGCTGCCGGACTGAGAATCAGAAACTAGCCTACGGGACGCCAACGAGATAAGGTACTGGAAGACAAGGACAAATCAAACGAAAAGTAGATAAGGGTGATAAGGTTATTAAAGCCATTTCTCAATCTCATGTGAATTGTCCACGCTATTTTATTAACATTTTAGAGTTTACACGTACCCTCAATAAACAACTTTGTATACTACTTTTATCTATAAAATGTCAAAACAAactaaaattaaaaaattacaCATAAAAAATATAGTTTGTACtaaaagttaaaaaaaacaTAAAGTTAGAATACAAAATAAAGGATGTAAACTTATATAAtatctagccgcgcaaatgcgcgggtggCCCACCTAGTTTAACTTATTACAGCATGGTCATAAATTTTCTACAGGAATACTTTGCAAAATGGGGACAGCAAGGCATGGTTGATCTGAAACAAGAGCTTGATCAGTTACTCATGCTAATCTCAGGTCGATGCTTAATTGGGAAGGAGGTTTGGAAGAAAATAATTGATGAGTTCATTACTCTGTTTAATGAACTCATCAATAATGGCATGTGCCTAACCAGCGTATTATTCCCATATGCCCCAACTCCAGCAAACTAACGACGTGACCAAGCGCGTGCCAAGCTCTCGGAAATGCTCATTGAGATTGTAAGATTGCGCAAGAGCTACAACTGTGTCGAGGATGATGTTCTGCAGAACTTGATAGATTCCAAATACAGTGATGGCCGCTCCACAACAGAAGCAGAGGTCGTTGGGCTGATC
This genomic interval from Panicum virgatum strain AP13 chromosome 8K, P.virgatum_v5, whole genome shotgun sequence contains the following:
- the LOC120644716 gene encoding putative disease resistance protein RGA4; translation: MTGIEAALVSGILNIVGTKLAPLVTKRFSSIAGVTKDLQDLQDLVEDIKIWLERVGSRALENERSSNWLKRLKEAAYDAEDLVNEFHIKSEKHGANVAGDNSVVIKYLWRKPKSILFECKTAQEIKKIKKRLDEIVKGRSDYSTIANSMPVVHPVQHINKMIGEVALWTIVDETLIFGRDQEKDLVITELTEASLQQKIKIVSVIGLGGSGKTTLAKLVFNDSAIQNHFEAILWVHVSREFSVQKLVEKLFEAITDDKADHLPLQRVSRTISDKLAGKRFLLVMDDVWTEDRIDWEQFAVHLKSGAPGSCILLTTRNRQVAEVVDSACTFDLPLLSEVDSWKLFQQSFGISMEALDPEFRELGKEIVKRCGGMPLAIKSLAGVLCGKKRIEEWQFIRESNLLDAEEKQDNVSACLRLSYFNFPHHLKHCFTHCSILPRGHLIYKRRLIYQWIAHGFVTTNQAQQPEDVGIDYFNFLLKVGFLQDSIQRRYDSDVGYKMHDLVYDLARQILRDELVSEKATSDQIKGCRYLSLTSCTSPVDRKLFNKVHALYVSRGNPAFDKRINKRSCVRTIILERISAASLCLYLSKFELLGYLEISNVKCEVLPEAISHCWNLQAIHMIDCHRLANLPQSIGKLKKLRTLVLDGCWKISTLPQSICGCDDLQSLYVKGSKMEDIPQSIWKIEKLRVLWFFANVLEQFASVQHFGKICNLQTITLSYCSLQHVPQCITLLTHLEHLDLEGCRELVELPEGIANLKMLQVLNLYRCNKLRGLPAGCAQLTHLHKLGLFVIGESTTHARISELENLDKLNGELQIKNITHVKNPDDAVKANLRKKNGIRKLSLDWHSRSWVEFGDSDTEELVFVELRREEELLLHMEKDLRLLNGLEPPSEIQELRVGGYSGLRLPCWMTKQSDSFDLADMHMLKKSKPLPFSHLTKLVLENLPNLEHLQGLVDLPAIKILELRALPKLDLLTFTADVADGKEEVDLQCHFPSLLELVIGDCSKLNVKTYFPLSLQKLTLEGSNEPLLSLGSFFRCPGDAHEDDESCSSSYITEVKTDPCRLTQLKLGKLIGSSGWEVLQHLTGLRDLEINRCNELRQLPETMRGLTCLHRLSLQKCENLCVLPEWLGELQSLRRLDIFFLPAISNLPPSINRLTLLQDLDIRGCKPLQRLPEEFGELCSLRSLTLWGLPALTCLPESMQRLTSLQFLNWVDCHCQLPESLGELPALRKFWIQNCPTLTSLPHFIQRLPVLEELHIATCPELYKRCQEGVGQDWHLVSHIPYLELDEFY